One Nocardia iowensis DNA window includes the following coding sequences:
- the serB gene encoding phosphoserine phosphatase SerB has protein sequence MADTTVLVTVTGPDRPGVTSVLLAAMSRHHVSLLDVEQVVIRGRLTLGVLVTCPSDPEALQDELEEAMNTVGMHVDVEVDAVIGRQPMSTHAVVILGAPVTARAFSSVSRQLAALGANIDSIRGIADYPVTGMELLVTATDTGADTDSRLRTALAEAAVAEQVDVAVERAGLARRAKRLIVFDVDSTLIQGEVIEMLAAHAGVEDEVRKVTESAMRGELDFAESLRQRVATLAGLDESVIEEVAERIELTPGARTTIRTLRRLGFRCGVVSGGFRQVIEPLAHELELDFVQANTLEIKGGKLTGRVVGEIVDRAAKATALRKFAAEAGVPMEQTVAVGDGANDIDMLNAAGLGVAFNAKPALREIADAALSHPYLDAVLYVLGVTRHEVEAADARDGLLRRVPLS, from the coding sequence TTGGCCGACACCACCGTTCTCGTCACCGTCACCGGACCCGACCGTCCCGGTGTGACGTCCGTGCTGCTCGCGGCGATGTCCCGGCACCACGTGAGCCTGCTGGATGTCGAGCAGGTCGTCATTCGCGGCCGACTGACCCTCGGTGTGCTGGTCACCTGTCCGAGTGACCCGGAGGCGCTGCAGGACGAGCTCGAAGAAGCGATGAACACCGTCGGCATGCATGTCGACGTCGAGGTCGACGCGGTGATCGGCAGGCAGCCGATGTCCACCCACGCGGTGGTGATCCTGGGCGCACCGGTCACCGCGCGCGCGTTCAGCTCGGTGTCGCGGCAACTGGCCGCGCTCGGCGCCAATATCGACAGCATTCGCGGCATCGCGGACTACCCGGTCACCGGGATGGAACTGCTGGTCACCGCGACCGACACCGGTGCCGACACCGACTCGCGACTGCGCACGGCACTGGCCGAGGCAGCGGTCGCCGAACAGGTCGACGTCGCGGTGGAGCGGGCCGGACTGGCTCGCCGGGCCAAGCGCCTCATCGTGTTCGACGTGGACTCGACCCTCATCCAGGGTGAGGTGATCGAAATGCTCGCCGCGCACGCCGGCGTCGAGGACGAAGTCCGCAAGGTCACCGAATCGGCCATGCGCGGCGAACTCGACTTCGCCGAATCGCTGCGTCAGCGGGTCGCGACCCTGGCCGGGCTGGACGAGTCGGTGATCGAGGAGGTCGCCGAGCGGATCGAGCTGACCCCAGGCGCGCGCACCACCATTCGCACGCTGCGTCGGCTCGGCTTCCGCTGCGGTGTGGTGTCGGGTGGGTTCCGTCAGGTGATCGAGCCGTTGGCGCACGAACTCGAACTGGACTTCGTGCAGGCCAACACGTTGGAGATCAAGGGCGGCAAGCTGACCGGGCGGGTCGTCGGCGAGATCGTCGACCGGGCCGCCAAGGCCACCGCGTTGCGCAAGTTCGCGGCCGAGGCGGGGGTGCCGATGGAGCAGACGGTCGCGGTCGGCGACGGCGCCAACGACATCGACATGCTCAATGCGGCCGGGCTCGGTGTCGCGTTCAATGCCAAACCCGCGCTCCGCGAGATC
- the ctaD gene encoding cytochrome c oxidase subunit I → MTAVEPQPVQQLEATRPYPARTGPKGSYLYKMVTTTDPKVLGTMYLVTAMSFFLIGGLMALMMRAELARPGLQFLSPEQFNQLFTMHGTIMLLFYATAIVFGFANIVLPLQIGAPDVAFPRLNAFSYWLYLFGGTMATAGFITPGGAADFGWTAYTPLTDILHSPGVGADLWILGLAVSGLGTILGGVNMLTTVVCLRAPGMTMFRMPIFTWNIAVTSVLVLLAFPLLTAALFGLAYDRHLGGHIYDPATGGVLLYQHLFWFFGHPEVYIIALPFFGIVSEIFPVFSRKPIFGYTTLVYATLGIAALSIAVWAHHMYATGAVLLPYFSFMTFLIAVPTGVKFFNWIGTMWRGQLTFETPMLWSIGFLVTFLFGGLSGVILASPPLDFHVTDSYFVVAHFHYVLFGTIVFATFAGIYFWFPKITGRMMDERLGKWHFWTTFVGFHTTFLVQHWLGAEGMPRRYADYLPSDGFTVLNTISTIGAFILGASMLPFIWNVFKSFRYGEVVTVDDPWGYGNSLEWATTCPPPRHNFYELPRIRSERPAFELHYPHMVERMRQEAHVGWGSGKHATDVHEGAVATK, encoded by the coding sequence GTGACTGCGGTAGAGCCCCAGCCAGTCCAGCAGTTGGAAGCGACTCGGCCGTATCCGGCGCGGACCGGGCCGAAGGGTTCGTATCTCTACAAGATGGTCACCACCACCGACCCCAAGGTCCTCGGCACCATGTACCTGGTGACCGCGATGAGCTTCTTCCTCATCGGTGGTCTGATGGCGCTGATGATGCGGGCCGAGCTGGCGCGGCCGGGTCTGCAGTTCCTCTCGCCGGAACAGTTCAACCAGCTGTTCACCATGCACGGCACCATCATGCTGCTGTTCTACGCGACGGCCATCGTGTTCGGCTTCGCCAACATCGTGCTCCCGCTGCAGATCGGCGCCCCTGACGTCGCCTTCCCCCGACTGAACGCGTTCAGCTACTGGCTGTACCTGTTCGGCGGCACGATGGCGACCGCGGGCTTCATCACCCCGGGTGGCGCCGCCGACTTCGGCTGGACCGCCTACACCCCGCTCACCGACATCCTGCACTCGCCCGGCGTCGGCGCTGACCTGTGGATCCTCGGTCTCGCCGTCTCCGGTCTCGGCACCATCCTCGGTGGCGTCAACATGCTGACCACCGTCGTCTGCCTGCGCGCCCCCGGTATGACCATGTTCCGGATGCCGATTTTCACCTGGAACATCGCCGTCACCAGCGTGCTCGTGCTGCTGGCCTTCCCGCTGCTGACCGCAGCGCTGTTCGGCCTCGCCTACGACCGGCACCTCGGTGGCCACATCTACGACCCGGCGACCGGCGGCGTCCTGCTCTACCAGCACCTGTTCTGGTTCTTCGGGCATCCCGAGGTGTACATCATCGCGCTGCCGTTCTTCGGCATCGTGTCCGAGATCTTCCCGGTGTTCTCGCGCAAGCCGATCTTCGGTTACACCACGCTGGTCTACGCGACGCTCGGCATCGCCGCGCTGTCGATCGCGGTGTGGGCGCACCACATGTACGCGACCGGTGCCGTTCTGCTGCCGTACTTCTCGTTCATGACGTTCCTGATCGCCGTGCCGACCGGGGTGAAGTTCTTCAACTGGATCGGCACCATGTGGCGTGGTCAGCTGACGTTCGAGACGCCGATGCTGTGGTCGATCGGCTTCCTGGTGACCTTCCTCTTCGGTGGTCTGTCCGGTGTCATCCTGGCCAGCCCGCCGCTGGACTTCCACGTCACCGACTCGTACTTCGTTGTCGCGCACTTCCACTACGTGCTCTTCGGCACCATCGTGTTCGCCACCTTCGCCGGTATCTACTTCTGGTTTCCGAAGATCACCGGCCGGATGATGGACGAGCGCCTCGGCAAGTGGCACTTCTGGACCACGTTCGTCGGCTTCCACACCACCTTCCTGGTGCAGCACTGGCTCGGCGCCGAGGGCATGCCGCGCCGCTACGCCGACTACCTGCCCAGCGACGGCTTCACCGTGCTGAACACCATCTCCACCATCGGCGCGTTCATCCTCGGCGCCTCGATGCTGCCGTTCATCTGGAACGTCTTCAAGAGCTTCCGCTACGGCGAGGTCGTCACCGTGGACGATCCGTGGGGCTACGGCAACTCGCTGGAATGGGCCACCACCTGCCCGCCGCCGCGGCACAACTTCTACGAGCTGCCGCGCATCCGGTCCGAGCGTCCGGCGTTCGAGCTGCACTACCCGCACATGGTTGAGCGGATGCGGCAGGAGGCGCACGTGGGCTGGGGTTCGGGCAAGCACGCCACCGACGTCCACGAAGGCGCAGTGGCAACCAAGTAG
- a CDS encoding VOC family protein yields the protein MTDQNQPKPGDPCWVDLYTSDLDRSIAFYGELFGWTADRAGEEFGGYVTFRKDGLAVAGAMGRMAGEESPEQWTIYLASSDAKATADKALAHGGSVFVAPMAVGDLGSMAVLGDVGGASIGVWQTGTFGGFETRALVNDGQWRDHAGAPSWFELHTRAYDASLDFYRSVFGWQDTFTISDTPEFRYTTIHAQSPMLGGVMDAAAFMPEGVPAGWTVYFGADEVDKTIAKLVELGGTVLSAPEDTPYGRMAAVADATGARFSIGGDTA from the coding sequence ATGACCGACCAGAACCAGCCCAAGCCCGGCGATCCCTGCTGGGTCGATCTCTACACCTCCGATCTCGACCGCAGCATCGCCTTCTACGGCGAACTGTTCGGCTGGACCGCCGATCGCGCGGGCGAAGAATTCGGTGGCTACGTCACCTTCCGCAAGGACGGCCTTGCAGTCGCCGGTGCCATGGGACGGATGGCGGGTGAGGAAAGCCCCGAGCAGTGGACCATCTATCTGGCCAGCTCCGATGCCAAGGCCACCGCCGACAAGGCGCTTGCGCACGGTGGGTCCGTGTTCGTCGCACCGATGGCCGTCGGCGATCTGGGGAGCATGGCGGTGCTCGGCGACGTGGGTGGCGCGAGCATCGGCGTCTGGCAGACCGGGACCTTCGGCGGTTTCGAGACCCGCGCGCTGGTCAATGACGGGCAGTGGCGCGACCATGCGGGCGCACCGTCCTGGTTCGAGTTGCACACCCGCGCCTACGACGCCTCGCTCGACTTCTACCGCAGCGTTTTCGGTTGGCAGGACACCTTCACCATCTCCGACACTCCGGAATTCCGCTACACCACCATTCACGCGCAGAGCCCGATGCTCGGTGGCGTCATGGACGCCGCCGCGTTCATGCCGGAGGGCGTACCGGCTGGCTGGACCGTGTATTTCGGCGCCGACGAGGTGGACAAGACGATCGCGAAGTTGGTCGAACTGGGCGGCACGGTGCTGTCCGCGCCCGAGGACACCCCGTACGGCCGGATGGCGGCGGTCGCCGATGCCACCGGGGCGCGCTTCAGCATCGGCGGCGACACCGCCTGA
- a CDS encoding ABC transporter substrate-binding protein, producing MPLSAFVRTRNRTASPRSGTARVARRRIVAVAALCATAVAAGCSSTPDDASSIVRTTTNIAGAGVVGLERDTTRACALPSAPDPANGSTRTVTHAAGVSEVPADPQRIVVLTTSALDAACAVGLWERVVGAVTLDGPSPQPDYLGTGVLKIPGVGSAAQPDPALIAGLHPDLILGNIPTAGASFDALRAIAPTVLVGADNSWQAEFTALATGLGRRAAADDALDNYRTEATDIGNAIAANQTQASLIRFTADTNRIQGSDSFAGQVLGDVGVQRPTAQRGPSFDVTPDQFATKVEGDLIYVILAGEEGKRHGESVLRTDAWKDLGAATDKRVFAVEDTVWHGNGLTAARALLADLNGTLNGFVTD from the coding sequence ATGCCGCTGAGCGCCTTCGTTCGCACCCGAAACCGCACAGCTTCTCCCCGATCCGGCACCGCCCGCGTGGCACGGCGCCGGATCGTCGCTGTCGCGGCGTTATGCGCGACCGCCGTGGCGGCGGGCTGCAGCAGCACACCCGACGACGCCAGCAGCATCGTGCGCACCACCACCAATATCGCGGGTGCGGGCGTGGTCGGGCTGGAGCGTGACACCACCCGGGCCTGTGCGCTGCCGAGCGCACCCGATCCGGCGAACGGCAGCACGCGTACCGTCACGCACGCCGCCGGCGTCTCGGAGGTGCCCGCCGACCCGCAGCGCATCGTCGTCCTCACCACCTCGGCGCTTGACGCGGCGTGCGCGGTTGGCCTGTGGGAACGCGTCGTCGGCGCGGTCACCCTCGACGGGCCGAGCCCACAGCCCGACTATCTCGGCACCGGTGTGCTGAAGATCCCCGGCGTCGGCTCGGCCGCACAGCCGGATCCGGCGCTCATCGCCGGTCTGCATCCCGACCTCATTCTCGGCAATATCCCCACCGCGGGAGCGAGTTTCGACGCGCTACGGGCGATCGCCCCCACCGTCCTGGTCGGCGCCGACAACAGCTGGCAGGCCGAATTCACCGCGCTCGCAACAGGTCTGGGTCGGCGCGCGGCCGCCGACGACGCACTCGACAACTACCGCACCGAGGCCACCGATATCGGCAACGCGATCGCCGCCAATCAGACGCAGGCCTCGCTCATCCGATTCACCGCTGATACCAATCGGATTCAGGGCAGCGACAGTTTCGCGGGCCAGGTTCTCGGTGACGTGGGTGTGCAGCGGCCCACCGCGCAGCGCGGCCCCTCGTTCGACGTCACCCCCGACCAGTTCGCCACCAAGGTCGAAGGCGATCTGATCTATGTGATCCTCGCGGGCGAGGAGGGCAAGCGCCACGGCGAGTCGGTGCTGCGCACCGATGCGTGGAAGGACCTCGGCGCCGCGACCGACAAGCGGGTCTTCGCCGTCGAGGACACCGTCTGGCACGGCAACGGCCTCACCGCCGCCCGTGCGCTGCTCGCCGATCTGAACGGCACGCTCAACGGGTTCGTCACCGACTGA
- a CDS encoding AMP-binding protein, with protein MHTLTDSLADNLRRLPLARPVAEVDPNAVVVSTADCALTYAELDRWSNRLARLLLELGADDNPRVAIAITDEIESVVAERAIVKIGGTPVPVAADGSFTLGTTLGVTTKAQRAALTDAIDWLVLDDRSTLQRYLAGSDAPLTDDEQQLPKSA; from the coding sequence ATGCATACGCTGACCGACTCGCTCGCCGACAACCTCCGCAGGCTGCCGCTGGCGCGGCCCGTCGCCGAGGTCGATCCGAACGCGGTCGTGGTGTCCACCGCCGACTGCGCCCTCACCTACGCCGAGCTGGATCGTTGGTCGAACCGGCTGGCCAGGCTGCTGCTCGAGCTCGGCGCGGACGACAACCCGCGCGTCGCCATCGCGATCACCGACGAGATCGAATCCGTTGTCGCGGAGCGGGCCATCGTCAAGATCGGCGGCACACCGGTACCCGTCGCCGCGGACGGGTCGTTCACCCTGGGCACCACGCTGGGCGTGACCACCAAGGCGCAGCGCGCCGCGCTCACCGACGCGATCGACTGGCTGGTGCTGGACGACCGCTCGACACTGCAGCGCTACCTCGCGGGCTCCGACGCGCCGCTCACCGACGACGAGCAGCAGCTGCCGAAATCGGCCTGA